The following coding sequences lie in one Alloacidobacterium dinghuense genomic window:
- the rfbG gene encoding CDP-glucose 4,6-dehydratase, with translation MTLNRSFWKGRRVFLTGHTGFKGSWLSLWLHSLGAEVTGYALDPPTEPNLFTQARVAGCIRCLRGDIRDYPALKKAIAECRPEVVLHMAAQSVVRTSYENPVENYATNVMGTVHVFEAVRELGRACVIVNVTSDKCYENREWVWGYRESEPMGGKDPYSNSKACSELVTSAYRESFFSPETIEKHGIALGSARAGNAIGGGDWTPHQLIPDLIRAFTAGEPCLIRNPLSYRPWQFALEPLRGYLILAERLSEDALGFASGWNFGPVDADVQPVSWIADTLVRFWGDGAAWQLDSGSHPHEARALKLDASKAGAFLNWRPALSLAEALAWIVQWYRGLQQGSDMRELTLAQIQRYEALIGMTI, from the coding sequence ATGACCCTGAACCGTTCCTTCTGGAAGGGCCGCCGCGTTTTTCTTACGGGTCACACAGGATTCAAGGGTAGCTGGCTGTCGCTCTGGCTCCATTCGCTCGGAGCTGAGGTCACCGGCTACGCGCTCGATCCGCCGACCGAACCGAATCTCTTCACGCAGGCTCGAGTTGCCGGGTGCATCCGCTGCCTGCGTGGAGACATCCGCGACTACCCGGCGCTGAAAAAGGCCATTGCTGAGTGCCGGCCGGAAGTCGTTCTGCACATGGCCGCGCAGTCCGTCGTCCGGACCAGCTATGAGAATCCGGTTGAGAACTACGCGACGAACGTCATGGGCACTGTCCATGTTTTCGAGGCTGTGCGCGAGCTCGGTCGCGCGTGCGTGATCGTCAACGTTACCAGCGACAAGTGCTATGAAAATCGCGAATGGGTCTGGGGCTATCGCGAAAGCGAGCCCATGGGTGGCAAAGATCCCTACTCCAATTCAAAGGCGTGCTCCGAACTTGTCACCTCCGCCTACCGGGAATCATTCTTTTCACCGGAGACAATTGAAAAGCATGGTATTGCACTCGGCAGTGCGCGCGCCGGCAACGCCATCGGCGGCGGCGACTGGACCCCACACCAACTCATCCCCGATCTCATTCGAGCTTTCACGGCAGGCGAACCCTGCCTCATCCGAAACCCCCTCTCGTACCGGCCTTGGCAGTTCGCGCTCGAACCACTGCGCGGCTATCTCATTTTGGCAGAACGGCTCAGCGAGGATGCACTTGGATTCGCTTCCGGGTGGAATTTCGGCCCCGTGGACGCCGATGTTCAACCGGTCTCGTGGATCGCCGACACGCTAGTCCGATTCTGGGGAGACGGCGCTGCGTGGCAACTCGATTCGGGCTCGCACCCACACGAGGCCCGAGCGCTCAAGCTCGACGCTTCCAAAGCAGGTGCTTTCCTGAACTGGCGTCCGGCATTGTCCCTTGCCGAGGCGCTTGCCTGGATTGTTCAATGGTATCGTGGACTTCAACAGGGAAGTGACATGCGCGAGTTGACACTCGCGCAAATCCAACGCTATGAAGCGCTCATCGGAATGACAATTTGA
- the rfbC gene encoding dTDP-4-dehydrorhamnose 3,5-epimerase, with product MRFTEASIPGVWTIDPDPREDERGRFFRAWCAREFAERGIAFAPVQANMGFSLQGGTIRGMHYQVEPALEAKLVRCTRGAIFDVALDLRSNSLTFRQWIGVELSAVNGRMLLVPEGCAHGYQTLEDETEMHYMTSAVYMPSAARGVRFDDPAFGIEWPLPATAISKQDRDWPLIATHTTIAKL from the coding sequence ATGCGTTTCACTGAAGCCAGTATTCCCGGCGTCTGGACGATCGATCCGGACCCTCGCGAGGATGAGCGCGGCCGCTTTTTTCGAGCCTGGTGTGCCAGGGAGTTTGCGGAACGCGGCATCGCCTTTGCTCCGGTTCAAGCCAATATGGGATTCAGCTTGCAAGGGGGCACGATTCGCGGCATGCATTATCAGGTTGAGCCGGCGCTCGAGGCCAAGCTGGTCCGTTGCACTCGCGGAGCCATATTCGATGTGGCACTCGATCTCAGGTCTAACTCTCTAACCTTCCGGCAGTGGATCGGCGTCGAGTTGTCGGCTGTCAATGGTCGCATGCTCCTGGTGCCTGAAGGCTGCGCCCACGGCTACCAGACGCTTGAGGATGAAACAGAAATGCACTATATGACCTCAGCAGTCTACATGCCAAGTGCGGCCCGCGGCGTGCGTTTCGATGACCCCGCCTTCGGCATTGAATGGCCGCTGCCGGCAACCGCTATTTCTAAGCAGGACCGCGATTGGCCTTTGATCGCGACGCACACCACAATCGCGAAGCTCTGA
- a CDS encoding polysaccharide pyruvyl transferase family protein produces the protein MKDNARIAILHHTGGGNLGDDAIIDVVIGNIRRRQPGADIVVFSMNPDDTTRRHGVTAFPLRRHCWSIGYKSAKNPEIASGGPYRVGEMRNLLLRIPRSLLLELRFLAKSYRRLKTCEMLVVSGGGQLTERGGPWSFPYALFTWTLLAKIAGVRCLFLNVGAGPLNHSLSRFFAKRALLAADYVSFRDRQSQSLAVSVGFRRESHVYPDNVFSLTVEAPADEDQRPSRIVGIAPMPFPFSDLLTPPDDPQSIQAEFIEKLADFSSQVAALSYRLQLFGSDVGADPKEIEHLRTILSSRHAISLPACEPVSSVDELLSRIGAMDYVVTCRFHGVVFSLLLNKPVLAISHHPKVAELMRTLGLSRYCVDMQNFDSETLFEKFLSLVSESDNVRQRMSASLTGFRSQLATQFDDLFPPLAQAAVRRLVASAGTEAVAVGQERQ, from the coding sequence ATGAAAGACAACGCCAGAATCGCCATCCTGCACCACACGGGCGGCGGCAATCTCGGCGATGACGCCATTATTGATGTTGTCATCGGTAACATCCGGCGCCGCCAGCCCGGAGCCGACATCGTCGTCTTCTCAATGAACCCGGACGATACCACCCGGCGTCATGGGGTTACCGCCTTCCCTCTTCGCCGTCACTGCTGGAGCATTGGCTACAAATCTGCCAAAAACCCCGAAATTGCTTCCGGTGGACCGTACCGGGTTGGCGAAATGCGCAACCTTCTGCTGCGCATTCCACGGAGCTTGCTCCTAGAGTTGCGCTTCCTCGCGAAATCGTACCGTCGACTCAAAACCTGCGAGATGCTCGTTGTCAGTGGAGGCGGACAACTCACCGAACGCGGTGGGCCCTGGAGCTTCCCCTATGCGCTCTTCACATGGACGCTCCTGGCCAAGATCGCCGGTGTTCGCTGTCTCTTCCTCAACGTCGGCGCCGGTCCCCTCAACCATTCGCTCAGTCGATTCTTCGCTAAACGCGCCCTTTTGGCCGCCGATTATGTTTCATTCCGGGATCGGCAGTCGCAGTCGCTCGCTGTAAGCGTCGGCTTCCGGCGCGAAAGTCACGTATATCCCGACAATGTCTTCAGCCTCACGGTCGAAGCCCCTGCTGATGAGGATCAACGCCCGTCACGGATCGTCGGCATTGCTCCGATGCCTTTCCCGTTTAGTGACCTCTTGACGCCTCCTGACGATCCGCAGAGCATCCAAGCTGAGTTCATTGAAAAGCTTGCGGACTTTTCTTCACAAGTGGCTGCACTCTCCTACAGACTTCAGCTCTTTGGCAGCGATGTCGGCGCAGATCCCAAGGAGATCGAGCACCTCCGTACTATCCTGAGCTCCCGGCATGCTATCTCGCTCCCCGCATGCGAACCGGTCAGCTCGGTGGATGAACTGCTCTCTAGAATCGGGGCGATGGATTATGTGGTTACTTGCCGATTCCATGGTGTGGTCTTCTCGCTTCTACTCAACAAGCCCGTATTGGCTATATCGCACCATCCCAAGGTCGCTGAGCTCATGAGAACTCTCGGGCTCTCTCGCTACTGCGTCGACATGCAGAACTTTGATTCCGAGACTCTCTTCGAGAAGTTCCTCTCCCTTGTAAGTGAATCGGACAATGTGCGTCAGCGCATGTCAGCCAGCCTCACCGGATTTCGTTCGCAGCTGGCAACCCAGTTTGACGATCTCTTCCCACCCTTAGCTCAAGCCGCAGTGAGGCGGCTGGTCGCTTCCGCCGGGACCGAGGCGGTGGCAGTTGGTCAGGAACGGCAGTAG
- a CDS encoding ATP-grasp domain-containing protein — MQERLRNLRRDSLADPCILLTDTNRWPVVPRLAMRFEKLGAKVAVLCATPGHPVESLRERVQIFSYSGFQPLSSLRMAVETFRPDIIIPACDRSVQHLHELHGACQAEDGRAALSMSLLIERSLGSPQSFSIVSNRYALLQTALEEGIRVPKLLAINEVSDLEHLSAEIPAPWVIKTDGTWGGRGVRVAYSLAEAGQCLRELTSRPDALQLMKRMSLNRDRDWVYLDWSRPRPAVVAQAFIPGRPANCAAVCRDGEVLAVIAVEVIQSQGPTGPATIVQVVPGGEMMQAAERIARRLRLSGFFGLDFVIEERTGATYLIEMNPRCTPPCPLPLGESRDLVAAFWSHLKEQPMPHTVSVTDKSRIAYFPQASLRAPDAPDTILSSSFVDIPAEEPNLVHQLRNPWVGRSLLGRFLDWIRQRLVREESTCTTRTVLFERAMEIQPTTVADLDV; from the coding sequence ATGCAAGAAAGACTTCGGAATCTGCGCCGGGATTCATTAGCAGATCCGTGCATCCTGCTGACCGACACTAATCGCTGGCCCGTCGTCCCCCGGCTAGCAATGAGGTTTGAGAAGCTCGGCGCCAAGGTGGCAGTGCTGTGCGCCACTCCCGGTCATCCGGTAGAGAGTCTCCGCGAGCGCGTGCAGATCTTTTCCTACAGTGGTTTTCAGCCACTGTCTTCGTTGCGTATGGCTGTCGAGACATTCCGTCCGGACATCATAATTCCCGCATGTGATCGCAGTGTGCAGCATCTGCACGAACTGCATGGGGCATGCCAGGCAGAAGACGGCAGGGCCGCGCTATCGATGTCGCTGCTGATCGAACGGTCTCTCGGTTCGCCGCAGAGTTTCTCTATTGTTTCCAATCGTTATGCGCTGCTACAGACCGCCCTCGAAGAAGGCATTCGAGTGCCGAAGCTTCTTGCGATTAATGAAGTTTCAGATCTAGAACATTTGAGCGCCGAGATCCCGGCGCCTTGGGTCATTAAGACTGATGGAACGTGGGGAGGCCGAGGCGTGCGCGTGGCTTACAGTCTCGCGGAAGCCGGCCAGTGCCTCCGTGAGTTGACAAGTAGACCTGATGCGCTTCAGTTAATGAAGCGCATGTCCCTGAATCGCGACCGCGACTGGGTCTATCTGGATTGGAGCCGTCCGCGTCCGGCGGTCGTAGCTCAGGCGTTTATCCCGGGGCGCCCAGCCAATTGCGCGGCGGTTTGTCGCGATGGCGAAGTGTTGGCGGTGATCGCCGTCGAGGTCATCCAGTCCCAGGGGCCGACAGGACCCGCCACGATCGTCCAAGTGGTTCCCGGCGGCGAAATGATGCAAGCGGCCGAGCGCATCGCGCGACGCCTTCGGCTCTCAGGGTTCTTCGGCCTCGATTTCGTGATCGAAGAGCGCACTGGCGCAACATACCTCATTGAGATGAATCCGCGCTGCACTCCCCCCTGTCCGTTGCCGCTGGGCGAGAGCCGCGATTTAGTTGCCGCTTTCTGGTCTCATCTGAAGGAGCAGCCCATGCCGCACACTGTGAGCGTGACGGACAAGAGCCGGATCGCTTATTTTCCGCAGGCCTCACTCCGCGCGCCAGATGCACCCGATACCATTTTGAGCAGCAGCTTTGTCGACATTCCGGCGGAAGAGCCCAATCTGGTACACCAACTTCGGAATCCCTGGGTGGGACGCAGCCTCCTGGGCCGTTTTCTCGACTGGATCAGGCAACGACTGGTGCGGGAAGAGTCAACCTGCACAACCCGTACAGTTCTCTTCGAAAGAGCCATGGAAATCCAGCCCACCACCGTGGCCGATCTCGATGTCTGA
- a CDS encoding CheR family methyltransferase codes for MQTSRTSSSSMPDIGRKLFDFYLRHLRRIWRYTPNFVRVRRAGRIYARFLDKMVRRSSDRSQSFTTFFLRNRPELELLQMLIADKPTGAELKITVLACSKGAEVYSMAWAIRSARPDLRISLQAIDISPAIVEFAKRGVYSLRKPQPTDLSSDSYVRQNGHVDAIPSSDPNHWLFEHVSNEEMEGMFDIRGDQAIVKPWLREGIQWFCGDANDPNLIVRLGGSQEIVVANRFLCHMRPPEAMNCLRNIGRLVAPGGHLFVSGIDLDVRTAVARERRWIPVAQRMREIHDGDESLHRGWPTQWWGLEPFDETRSDWQMRYASVFQIGITSTRVPPIGGTNWKPELVSANGEIRQR; via the coding sequence ATGCAAACAAGTCGTACGTCATCGTCGTCCATGCCGGATATAGGGCGCAAATTGTTTGACTTCTATCTCAGACATCTCCGCCGCATTTGGCGATACACACCCAATTTCGTGCGCGTGCGTCGGGCCGGACGCATTTATGCGCGCTTTCTGGATAAGATGGTTCGCCGCAGTTCGGACCGCTCCCAGTCTTTCACCACATTTTTCCTGCGCAACCGCCCCGAGTTGGAGTTGCTGCAGATGCTGATCGCCGACAAGCCGACAGGGGCCGAGTTGAAGATCACTGTCCTCGCCTGCAGCAAGGGAGCTGAGGTTTACTCCATGGCCTGGGCCATTCGATCAGCGCGTCCAGACCTGCGAATCAGTCTTCAGGCCATCGACATTTCACCAGCGATCGTCGAGTTCGCAAAAAGAGGTGTATATTCGCTGCGAAAACCGCAGCCAACGGACTTGTCGAGTGATAGCTACGTCCGCCAGAATGGCCACGTCGACGCGATCCCCTCCAGCGATCCTAACCATTGGCTCTTCGAACATGTAAGCAATGAGGAAATGGAAGGCATGTTCGATATCCGCGGCGATCAGGCGATTGTCAAGCCGTGGCTGCGCGAGGGCATTCAGTGGTTTTGCGGCGACGCGAATGATCCGAACCTCATTGTAAGGCTTGGCGGGTCCCAGGAGATCGTCGTTGCCAATCGCTTCCTCTGCCATATGCGTCCTCCAGAGGCCATGAACTGCCTGCGCAACATCGGACGCCTTGTTGCACCCGGGGGACATCTCTTTGTCTCCGGCATCGACCTCGACGTACGCACTGCGGTCGCTCGCGAACGGCGCTGGATCCCCGTCGCCCAGCGCATGCGCGAAATCCATGACGGTGATGAGTCCCTGCACAGGGGCTGGCCTACGCAATGGTGGGGTCTAGAGCCATTCGACGAAACCCGAAGTGATTGGCAAATGCGCTACGCCTCTGTGTTCCAGATAGGAATAACGTCCACCCGAGTTCCCCCAATTGGTGGAACTAACTGGAAGCCGGAACTCGTTTCCGCGAACGGGGAAATCCGACAGCGATGA
- a CDS encoding NAD(P)H-dependent oxidoreductase, which produces MNSVDTVLNMREVSGRQIRVGMIGAGATGRAIALQLGTPAPGIRLVAICNRSLENGERAFREAGVTDWARVDSALEADQQICSGRPVLTNNPAVLAGCESIDILLEVTGTVEAAAAVVVNALRHRKHVVIVNAELDSLVGPILKAKADEAGVVLTNTDGDEPGVAMTLVRYLRTLGLKVVAAGNIKGMVDYYRTPATQKAFAEKYDQDARKVTSFADSTKLSMEATVLANATGFRVGRRGMHGPACGYVREVGNLLPADQMLSTGLVDYALGAAPHTGAFAVIHEENALKKAQLGYYKLGDGPFYVFYTPYHLPHLQIASTIGRAVVHQDATVAPLDGPVCEVVSVAKCDLKAGERLDGVGGFCTYGLIDNRQTARDMNALPIGLSEGCVLRSDVQKDTVISFDDVEQVPGGVAWDLWQEQNARWPVIGAPTLAQEREFSVSVR; this is translated from the coding sequence ATGAATAGTGTAGATACTGTACTCAACATGCGCGAAGTATCTGGCAGGCAGATTCGCGTTGGCATGATTGGAGCTGGGGCAACCGGTCGCGCCATTGCGCTGCAGCTGGGAACGCCAGCACCTGGTATACGGCTCGTGGCGATCTGCAATCGTAGTCTAGAGAACGGAGAGCGCGCTTTCCGCGAAGCAGGAGTGACTGATTGGGCTAGAGTCGATTCCGCCCTGGAAGCCGACCAGCAGATTTGCAGCGGTAGGCCCGTGCTCACGAACAACCCTGCCGTTCTTGCCGGCTGCGAATCGATCGACATTCTACTTGAAGTGACGGGTACGGTCGAGGCTGCCGCGGCGGTTGTTGTTAATGCCCTCCGACATCGCAAGCATGTGGTCATCGTCAATGCCGAGCTAGATTCGCTCGTCGGCCCCATCCTGAAAGCCAAAGCCGACGAAGCGGGAGTGGTGCTGACCAACACGGACGGCGACGAACCCGGCGTTGCTATGACCCTGGTTCGGTATCTTAGAACACTCGGCCTGAAAGTGGTTGCAGCCGGCAACATTAAGGGGATGGTCGACTATTACCGTACACCAGCGACGCAGAAAGCCTTCGCCGAAAAGTACGATCAGGACGCCAGGAAGGTCACATCTTTCGCTGACTCGACCAAGCTGTCGATGGAAGCGACGGTGCTGGCAAACGCTACGGGTTTCCGGGTTGGCCGTCGCGGAATGCATGGTCCTGCCTGCGGTTACGTCCGCGAGGTTGGCAACCTACTTCCCGCCGATCAGATGCTGTCCACCGGTCTCGTCGATTATGCGCTTGGCGCTGCTCCACACACTGGTGCGTTCGCTGTGATTCACGAAGAAAACGCGCTGAAAAAAGCTCAACTCGGCTATTACAAATTGGGAGACGGGCCTTTTTACGTCTTCTACACCCCGTACCATCTGCCTCATCTGCAGATCGCGTCGACCATTGGCCGTGCCGTTGTACATCAGGATGCGACCGTTGCGCCATTGGACGGTCCGGTGTGCGAAGTGGTCAGCGTGGCGAAGTGTGATCTTAAGGCTGGCGAACGCCTCGACGGGGTTGGCGGCTTCTGCACATACGGCCTCATTGACAACCGGCAGACTGCCCGCGATATGAACGCCTTGCCCATCGGACTCTCTGAGGGTTGTGTGCTGCGCAGCGATGTACAGAAAGATACCGTGATCAGCTTCGACGATGTCGAGCAAGTTCCTGGGGGCGTTGCCTGGGACCTGTGGCAGGAACAGAATGCCCGCTGGCCTGTAATCGGTGCGCCAACTCTCGCGCAGGAACGCGAATTCTCCGTGAGCGTTCGATGA
- a CDS encoding glucose-1-phosphate cytidylyltransferase, with translation MKVVLFCGGLGLRIRDSENIPKPLVEIGYRPILWHVMKYYAHFGHKDFILCLGYGADAIKKYFLNYSECVSNDFVLSCGGKRVELLSSDIDEWRITFVDTGTHANIGQRLKAVEHYLDGEEEFLANYSDGLTDLPLPQQLAQFHEQDKIASFLCVLPNLSYHMVAVDKESNLVSGIHAITNGTVRINGGYFAFKREIFDYIGDGEELVLEPFQRLIAEKQLLGYTYDGFWGGMDTFKDKQQLEALWSSGTAPWKIWQTTTDGKNGARASIAPDIGGMLETTSRAGRSSRVTRN, from the coding sequence ATGAAAGTAGTTTTGTTCTGTGGTGGACTCGGTCTGCGCATCCGGGACTCGGAAAATATTCCGAAGCCTTTGGTCGAGATCGGATACCGTCCCATTCTCTGGCACGTGATGAAATACTATGCCCACTTCGGCCATAAAGACTTCATCCTTTGTCTCGGTTACGGTGCGGACGCCATCAAGAAGTACTTCCTCAACTACAGCGAATGCGTGTCAAACGACTTCGTACTCTCTTGCGGCGGAAAGCGGGTGGAGTTGCTTAGCAGCGATATCGATGAATGGCGGATCACGTTCGTTGATACCGGCACTCATGCCAACATCGGGCAGCGCCTCAAAGCAGTCGAGCATTATCTCGATGGTGAGGAAGAATTCCTCGCGAATTATAGCGATGGATTGACAGACCTTCCGCTGCCGCAGCAACTTGCCCAATTTCACGAACAAGACAAGATCGCGAGCTTCCTCTGCGTGCTGCCTAACCTCAGTTACCACATGGTCGCCGTGGACAAGGAAAGCAACCTTGTGTCGGGTATTCACGCTATTACCAACGGCACAGTCCGCATAAATGGCGGCTACTTTGCTTTCAAGCGCGAAATATTCGACTATATTGGCGATGGTGAAGAACTCGTGCTTGAGCCATTCCAGCGGCTGATCGCGGAGAAACAACTACTTGGCTATACCTACGATGGCTTTTGGGGGGGCATGGATACCTTCAAGGACAAGCAGCAGCTAGAAGCGCTTTGGAGCAGCGGCACGGCTCCGTGGAAGATCTGGCAAACCACCACCGATGGCAAGAACGGCGCGAGAGCGAGCATAGCACCGGATATAGGCGGTATGCTCGAAACCACCAGCAGGGCAGGCCGGTCCTCGAGAGTGACTCGCAATTGA
- a CDS encoding glycosyltransferase, whose amino-acid sequence MQTGQKTSRVLIFSQRNLTSIQPFLCPHVEFEDVIAQVDDVDMLAPRFNPNTRRQRIAKQLAYHTPLRLNPGIESTSIGAKYDLFLAICGNPTDLLRVHAAGDWRSKCRMAVCLIDEMWARQINHYKNYIRMLAEFDLVVLYYSMSIEPLNQHIGNKGLFMPPGVDTLRFCPWPDPPQRAIDVYSIGRRSAVTHHALLGMAKEEDIFYVHDSTSADRVLVPTEHRVLFANLLKRSRYFIVNPGLIDQPAARGNQIEIGNRYFEGAAAGAIMIGVRPNNDVFEKVFNWPEPMIDLPWDSSAVADVIRECDRDSERQETIRRRNVEQALLQHDWLYRWETVLNALGMDLLPKAQARKQRLHSLAEMVRKGVSSYSAPYIVGAK is encoded by the coding sequence ATGCAGACCGGGCAAAAAACCTCGCGTGTCCTGATTTTTTCGCAACGCAACCTCACCAGCATTCAACCGTTCTTGTGCCCCCACGTCGAATTCGAAGATGTCATTGCGCAGGTCGATGACGTCGATATGCTGGCGCCGCGGTTCAACCCCAACACAAGGCGTCAGAGAATTGCGAAGCAGCTTGCTTACCATACGCCTCTCAGGTTGAACCCCGGTATTGAATCGACGTCGATTGGAGCCAAATACGATCTCTTTCTGGCTATTTGCGGCAACCCAACCGATCTTCTTCGAGTTCACGCCGCCGGCGACTGGAGGTCGAAGTGTCGGATGGCAGTTTGCTTGATCGATGAGATGTGGGCGCGGCAGATCAACCACTACAAAAACTATATCCGCATGCTTGCCGAGTTCGACCTCGTGGTTCTTTACTACAGCATGAGCATCGAGCCCCTCAATCAACACATCGGGAATAAGGGCCTGTTCATGCCACCTGGTGTAGACACCCTCCGCTTTTGCCCCTGGCCCGACCCGCCTCAGCGCGCAATTGATGTTTACAGCATAGGAAGGCGTTCGGCTGTCACCCATCACGCGCTCCTTGGCATGGCAAAAGAAGAAGATATCTTCTACGTCCATGACAGTACTTCTGCCGACCGGGTTCTGGTTCCGACCGAGCACCGAGTGCTTTTCGCAAATCTCTTGAAGCGGAGCCGGTATTTCATCGTCAATCCTGGCTTGATCGATCAACCTGCTGCCCGTGGCAATCAGATAGAGATTGGCAACCGCTATTTTGAAGGTGCTGCAGCCGGCGCCATCATGATCGGCGTACGGCCTAACAACGACGTCTTCGAAAAGGTCTTCAACTGGCCCGAGCCCATGATTGACCTTCCGTGGGATTCTTCAGCGGTCGCGGATGTGATCCGGGAATGCGACAGAGATTCTGAGCGCCAGGAAACGATCCGCCGCCGGAACGTGGAACAGGCACTCCTGCAGCATGACTGGCTGTACCGATGGGAAACCGTGCTCAACGCTTTGGGGATGGATCTTCTACCCAAGGCGCAAGCGCGCAAACAAAGACTTCATTCTCTCGCCGAGATGGTTAGGAAAGGCGTTTCATCTTACTCGGCTCCATATATTGTCGGGGCTAAGTGA